The proteins below are encoded in one region of Nakamurella flava:
- the ispG gene encoding flavodoxin-dependent (E)-4-hydroxy-3-methylbut-2-enyl-diphosphate synthase, whose product MSVSVPSTPATASPGGRSVGLGMPSLPAEREVPVLAPRRKTRQLNVGGVGVGSDFPVSVQSMTTTKTADINATLQQIAELTASGCQIVRVAVPDTDDAEALPIIAKKSKIPVIADIHFQPRYVFAAIDAGCAAVRVNPGNIRKFDDKVGEIARAAAAAGTPIRIGVNAGSLDKRLLAKYGKATPEALVESALWECSLFEEHDFRDIKISVKHNDPVIMVRAYELLAQQCDYPLHLGVTEAGPAFQGTIKSSVAFGALLSQGIGDTIRVSLSAPPAEEVKVGLQILESLNLRERGLEIVSCPSCGRAQVDVYTLAEQVTAGLEGMDVPLRVAVMGCVVNGPGEAREADLGVASGNGKGQIFVKGEVIKTVPESQIVETLIEEAMRLADEMRADGATSGEPTVSLV is encoded by the coding sequence ATGTCCGTCTCAGTACCGAGCACGCCTGCGACCGCCTCACCGGGGGGCCGCTCCGTCGGGCTCGGCATGCCCAGCCTGCCGGCCGAGCGCGAGGTGCCCGTGCTGGCCCCGCGGCGCAAGACCCGGCAGTTGAACGTCGGTGGGGTCGGGGTGGGCAGCGACTTCCCGGTGTCCGTGCAGTCGATGACGACGACCAAGACCGCCGACATCAACGCCACCCTGCAGCAGATCGCCGAGCTGACGGCGTCGGGCTGCCAGATCGTGCGCGTCGCGGTTCCCGACACCGACGATGCCGAGGCGCTGCCGATCATTGCGAAGAAGTCCAAGATCCCGGTGATCGCCGACATCCATTTCCAGCCCCGGTACGTCTTCGCGGCCATCGACGCGGGTTGCGCCGCCGTGCGGGTCAACCCCGGCAACATCCGTAAGTTCGACGACAAGGTCGGCGAGATCGCCCGCGCCGCTGCGGCGGCCGGTACGCCCATCCGGATCGGCGTCAATGCCGGTTCGCTGGACAAGCGGCTGCTGGCCAAGTACGGCAAGGCCACGCCCGAGGCGCTGGTCGAGTCGGCGTTGTGGGAGTGCTCGCTGTTCGAGGAGCACGACTTCCGCGACATCAAGATCTCGGTCAAGCACAACGACCCGGTGATCATGGTCCGCGCCTACGAACTGCTGGCCCAGCAGTGCGACTATCCGCTGCACCTCGGGGTGACCGAGGCGGGGCCGGCGTTCCAGGGCACCATCAAGTCCTCCGTCGCCTTCGGTGCCCTGCTGTCCCAGGGCATCGGCGACACCATCCGGGTCTCGCTGTCGGCACCGCCGGCCGAGGAGGTCAAGGTCGGCCTGCAGATCCTGGAATCGCTGAACCTGCGCGAGCGCGGGCTGGAGATCGTCTCGTGTCCGTCGTGCGGGCGTGCCCAGGTCGACGTCTACACGTTGGCCGAGCAGGTGACTGCTGGCCTGGAGGGCATGGACGTGCCGCTGCGCGTGGCCGTCATGGGGTGCGTCGTCAACGGCCCCGGCGAGGCGCGGGAGGCCGACCTGGGGGTGGCGTCCGGCAACGGCAAGGGCCAGATCTTCGTCAAGGGCGAGGTCATCAAGACCGTGCCGGAATCGCAGATCGTCGAAACGCTCATCGAGGAAGCCATGCGTTTGGCGGACGAGATGCGCGCTGACGGCGCAACCAGTGGTGAACCGACGGTCAGTCTGGTGTGA
- a CDS encoding M50 family metallopeptidase: MWTVIGFVLFFVALLLSIALHELGHLSFAKLFRVRTTQYMVGFGKTLWSKQVGETEYGIKAIPLGGYIRMVGMVPPGPDGSARTGTTAFGPAGIIRNIIEETREGDRAQVTLADEGRQFYQLHPFKRIVIMAAGPLMNLLIAVGVFAIVLVGIGVPTASTTLAEVNKCVLPATATGTECGPNDAPTPAAQAGLQAGDTIVAFDGNPVTGWAQLTSLIQGSPNTTVTLTVDRGGQQLQIPATPVENERPIYNENGQLTGTRQAGFLGVQPTTPYVQQGPGAAIDRTGEFISAAAQGIINIPARIPALWDSVFNGAPRGLDSPMGVVGAGRVGGEILETADLDAKDKLVTFLNLIAGFNMALFLLNMLPLLPLDGGHILGAVIEWVRRGWAKVRGKKAPGPFDVAKLMPVGYVVAILFIGLTVLTLAADIVNPVKLFN, translated from the coding sequence ATGTGGACCGTGATCGGGTTCGTCCTGTTCTTCGTGGCGCTGCTGCTGTCCATCGCGCTGCACGAACTCGGCCACCTGTCGTTCGCCAAGCTGTTCCGGGTCCGCACCACCCAGTACATGGTCGGATTCGGCAAGACCCTGTGGTCCAAGCAGGTCGGGGAGACCGAGTACGGCATCAAGGCCATCCCGCTCGGGGGCTACATCCGAATGGTCGGCATGGTCCCGCCCGGACCCGACGGCAGTGCCCGGACCGGCACCACGGCCTTCGGGCCGGCCGGCATCATCCGCAACATCATCGAGGAGACCCGCGAGGGCGACCGCGCCCAGGTCACCCTGGCCGACGAGGGCCGGCAGTTCTATCAGCTGCACCCGTTCAAGCGGATCGTCATCATGGCTGCCGGTCCCCTGATGAACCTGCTCATCGCGGTCGGGGTGTTCGCCATCGTGCTGGTCGGTATCGGTGTCCCGACCGCGTCGACCACCCTGGCCGAGGTCAACAAGTGCGTGCTGCCGGCCACCGCGACTGGTACCGAGTGCGGGCCGAACGACGCGCCGACCCCGGCTGCGCAGGCCGGGCTGCAGGCGGGCGACACCATCGTCGCCTTCGACGGAAACCCCGTCACCGGGTGGGCCCAGCTGACATCGCTCATCCAGGGCAGTCCCAACACCACCGTCACGCTGACCGTCGACCGGGGCGGACAACAGCTGCAGATCCCGGCGACCCCGGTCGAGAACGAGCGGCCGATCTACAACGAGAACGGCCAGCTGACCGGCACCCGACAGGCCGGTTTCCTGGGCGTCCAGCCGACGACCCCGTACGTTCAGCAGGGGCCTGGTGCGGCCATCGACCGCACCGGCGAGTTCATCTCGGCCGCGGCGCAGGGGATCATCAACATCCCGGCCCGCATCCCGGCGCTGTGGGACTCGGTCTTCAACGGAGCACCCCGCGGTCTCGATTCACCGATGGGCGTCGTCGGTGCCGGACGGGTCGGCGGGGAGATCCTGGAGACCGCGGACCTGGACGCCAAGGACAAGCTGGTCACGTTCCTCAACCTGATCGCCGGCTTCAACATGGCGCTCTTCCTGCTCAACATGCTGCCGCTGCTTCCGCTGGACGGTGGGCACATCCTCGGGGCGGTCATCGAGTGGGTCCGGCGCGGCTGGGCCAAGGTCCGCGGCAAGAAGGCGCCCGGTCCGTTCGACGTGGCCAAGCTGATGCCGGTCGGCTACGTCGTCGCCATCCTCTTCATCGGTCTGACGGTGCTCACGCTGGCCGCCGACATCGTCAACCCGGTCAAACTGTTCAACTGA
- the dxr gene encoding 1-deoxy-D-xylulose-5-phosphate reductoisomerase produces the protein MIVLGSTGSVGTQALQVIAQHPDRFEVVGLAAGGTRPDVLLGQAAAHPAARLAVCADPTGRIEGERADTLVGPRAACDLLEAVDADVVLNGITGSIGLAPTLTALRAGRMLALANKESLVAGGPLVLDAAAPGQITPVDSEHSALAQALRGGAPREVARLVVTASGGPFRGRTAAQMADVTVADALAHPTWAMGPVVTINSATLVNKGLEVIEAHLLFGVPYDRIDVTVHPQSIVHSMVTFTDGATIAQASPPSMLIPIALALAWPDRLADVAPACAFDRPEAWTFEPVDDAAFPALGLAYAAGRAGGTVPAAFNAANEEAVDAFRRTHLEFAGIPHVLTSILDEADDRRGNPRDLADVQDTEDWARARAREIIAGRRRPVTAGSGSAVPSTGVAH, from the coding sequence GTGATCGTCCTCGGATCCACCGGGTCGGTCGGTACCCAGGCGTTGCAGGTGATCGCGCAGCACCCGGATCGTTTCGAGGTCGTCGGACTCGCCGCCGGCGGCACCCGCCCCGACGTGCTGCTCGGTCAGGCCGCGGCTCATCCGGCGGCCCGGTTGGCGGTCTGCGCCGACCCGACGGGACGGATCGAGGGCGAACGGGCGGACACCCTGGTCGGACCACGGGCGGCCTGCGATCTGCTCGAGGCGGTCGACGCCGACGTCGTCCTGAACGGCATCACCGGTTCGATCGGGCTGGCTCCCACTCTGACGGCGCTGCGGGCCGGCCGGATGCTGGCCCTGGCCAACAAGGAGTCGCTGGTCGCCGGGGGACCACTGGTGCTCGACGCCGCCGCGCCGGGTCAGATCACCCCGGTCGACTCCGAGCACAGCGCCCTGGCCCAGGCCCTGCGGGGCGGCGCTCCGCGGGAGGTGGCCCGGTTGGTGGTGACCGCGTCCGGGGGGCCGTTCCGGGGGCGCACGGCCGCGCAGATGGCGGATGTCACCGTTGCCGACGCCCTGGCCCACCCGACCTGGGCGATGGGCCCGGTGGTGACGATCAACTCGGCGACCCTGGTGAACAAGGGCTTGGAGGTCATCGAGGCCCACCTGCTGTTCGGGGTTCCGTACGACCGGATCGACGTCACCGTGCATCCGCAGTCGATCGTCCACTCGATGGTGACGTTCACCGACGGAGCGACCATCGCGCAGGCCAGCCCGCCGAGCATGCTCATCCCGATCGCCCTGGCCCTGGCGTGGCCGGATCGGCTCGCCGACGTCGCCCCGGCCTGCGCCTTCGACCGGCCGGAGGCGTGGACGTTCGAACCGGTCGACGACGCGGCGTTCCCGGCGCTCGGTCTGGCCTACGCCGCCGGCCGGGCCGGCGGCACGGTCCCGGCCGCCTTCAACGCGGCCAACGAGGAGGCGGTGGACGCTTTCCGGCGAACTCACCTCGAGTTCGCGGGCATCCCGCACGTTCTGACGAGCATCCTGGACGAGGCGGACGACCGCCGGGGCAACCCCCGGGATCTCGCCGACGTCCAGGACACCGAGGACTGGGCCCGGGCCCGGGCCCGGGAGATCATCGCCGGTCGTCGGCGGCCGGTCACCGCCGGCAGTGGATCCGCCGTACCGAGCACAGGAGTCGCGCACTGA
- a CDS encoding DUF2631 domain-containing protein yields MAGNSVEPHPTDHEPSPTGSGELAHTSHGVVRYNPEAPSEEWGWHGSWREGIAPRGSRILLGLGVVGLLLLAFFGNHVSHTEDYWLVAIAALMLVWMIAGEAKVRADRRRRP; encoded by the coding sequence GTGGCCGGCAACTCGGTCGAACCGCACCCCACCGACCACGAGCCGTCGCCGACCGGATCGGGCGAGCTCGCCCACACCTCGCACGGCGTCGTCCGATACAACCCCGAGGCCCCCAGCGAGGAGTGGGGCTGGCACGGTTCCTGGCGCGAGGGCATCGCCCCCCGCGGGTCGCGGATCCTGCTCGGGCTCGGCGTCGTGGGCCTGCTGCTGCTCGCCTTCTTCGGCAATCACGTGTCCCACACCGAGGACTACTGGCTGGTCGCGATCGCCGCGCTGATGCTGGTCTGGATGATCGCCGGCGAGGCCAAGGTCCGGGCGGACCGCCGACGGCGGCCGTAG
- the rlmN gene encoding 23S rRNA (adenine(2503)-C(2))-methyltransferase RlmN: protein MAISLPLVFTAPRRGRPPTHLADLSPADRKTAVTAAGQPAFRADQLARHYFGNLTRDPAEMTDLPANGRAEFVDAVLPELLTEVRSLACDDGDTRKTLWRAHDGTLIESVLMRYPDRITLCVSSQAGCGMACPFCATGQGGLQRNLSTGEIVEQVRLAARAARDGAMGEPGRLSNIVFMGMGEPLANYKRVMEAVRLITAPAPHGLGISARSVTVSTVGLVPAIEKLTAEGLPVRLAVSLHTPDDELRDTLVPVNDRWKIDEVLTAARTYADTTGRRVSIEYALIRDVNDQPWRADLLGRLLRERLGQLVHVNLIPLNPTPGSEWDASPRPVQDEFVRRVRAAGVTCTVRDTRGQEIAAACGQLAAAEK, encoded by the coding sequence ATGGCTATCTCCCTTCCTCTCGTCTTCACCGCGCCCCGTCGCGGCCGCCCACCGACGCATCTGGCGGACCTGTCGCCCGCCGACCGCAAGACCGCGGTCACCGCCGCCGGCCAGCCGGCTTTCCGGGCCGATCAGCTCGCCCGCCACTACTTCGGCAACCTGACCCGCGACCCGGCGGAGATGACCGACCTGCCGGCCAACGGCCGCGCCGAGTTCGTCGACGCCGTCCTCCCCGAGCTGCTGACCGAGGTCCGCTCCCTCGCGTGCGACGACGGCGACACCCGCAAGACCCTGTGGCGCGCCCACGACGGCACCCTCATCGAGTCCGTCCTCATGCGGTACCCGGACCGCATCACCCTCTGCGTGTCGTCCCAGGCCGGGTGCGGCATGGCGTGCCCGTTCTGCGCCACCGGTCAGGGTGGGTTGCAGCGCAACCTGTCGACCGGCGAGATCGTGGAGCAGGTCCGGCTGGCCGCGCGCGCCGCCCGGGACGGGGCCATGGGCGAGCCCGGACGCCTCTCGAACATCGTCTTCATGGGCATGGGCGAGCCGCTGGCCAACTACAAGCGTGTGATGGAAGCGGTGCGGTTGATCACCGCCCCGGCTCCGCACGGCCTCGGCATCTCGGCGCGCTCGGTCACCGTGTCGACCGTCGGTCTGGTCCCGGCCATCGAGAAGCTCACCGCGGAAGGGTTGCCCGTCCGGCTGGCCGTCTCGTTGCATACCCCGGACGACGAGTTGCGCGACACCCTGGTGCCGGTCAACGACCGGTGGAAGATCGACGAGGTGCTCACGGCGGCCCGGACGTACGCCGACACCACCGGCCGGCGGGTTTCCATCGAGTACGCCCTCATCCGTGACGTCAACGACCAGCCGTGGCGGGCCGACCTGCTCGGCCGCCTGCTCCGCGAGCGCCTCGGGCAGCTCGTGCACGTCAACCTGATCCCGCTCAACCCCACCCCGGGGTCGGAGTGGGACGCCTCACCCCGGCCGGTGCAGGACGAGTTCGTCCGTCGGGTCCGGGCGGCGGGCGTCACTTGCACCGTGCGGGATACCCGCGGCCAGGAGATCGCCGCGGCCTGCGGCCAGTTGGCCGCGGCCGAGAAGTAA
- a CDS encoding DeoR/GlpR family DNA-binding transcription regulator, translating into MYAPERQQAILGRARAEGRVDVTSLAADLDVTSETIRRDLRELERRGTLRRVHGGAIAVERRLGIEPAVEERYSVQADAKERIAKAAVEHVLGLLPDGGSLLLDAGTTTVRFADLLPMDRTYTVVTHALPIASLMVGRPNVTVHLVGGQVRPGTLAAVGPWAERAFAEVSADVAIAGTNGISAGRGVTTPDMAEAATKRAILRSARQCVLLADSSKFGRDEFAHVADLSEIDTIITDSEVASDMVDEIRTAGPEVVEA; encoded by the coding sequence ATGTACGCACCGGAGCGCCAGCAGGCCATCCTCGGCCGTGCTCGCGCGGAAGGCCGTGTCGACGTCACCTCCCTGGCCGCCGATCTGGACGTCACGTCCGAGACCATCCGCCGCGACCTGCGTGAGCTCGAGCGCCGCGGCACCCTGCGCCGGGTGCACGGTGGCGCGATCGCGGTCGAGCGGCGGCTGGGCATCGAGCCCGCGGTCGAGGAGCGGTACTCCGTCCAGGCCGACGCCAAGGAGCGCATCGCCAAGGCCGCCGTCGAGCACGTGCTGGGCCTGCTGCCGGACGGCGGCTCGCTCCTGCTGGACGCCGGCACCACGACCGTCCGGTTCGCCGATCTGCTGCCGATGGACCGCACCTACACCGTCGTCACCCACGCGCTGCCCATTGCCAGCCTGATGGTCGGCCGCCCCAACGTGACCGTCCATCTGGTCGGCGGGCAGGTCCGGCCCGGCACCCTCGCCGCCGTCGGGCCGTGGGCCGAGCGGGCCTTCGCCGAGGTCAGTGCCGACGTCGCGATCGCCGGTACCAACGGCATCAGCGCCGGGCGCGGGGTGACCACGCCCGACATGGCCGAGGCCGCGACCAAGCGCGCCATCCTGCGGTCGGCCCGGCAGTGCGTGCTGCTGGCCGACTCCTCCAAGTTCGGTCGCGACGAGTTCGCCCACGTCGCCGACCTCTCCGAGATCGACACGATCATCACCGACAGCGAGGTGGCCTCTGACATGGTCGACGAAATCCGTACCGCCGGCCCCGAGGTGGTCGAGGCATGA
- the pfkB gene encoding 1-phosphofructokinase, which translates to MSRDIDALAAFPVVTVTPNPSLDHTVEITVLERGEVQRTSRALVEAGGKGVNVARVLAKHGHAATAILPAGDDAQRMVSLLTPQAVKTVTVPISGAIRTNIAVVEQDGTTTKLNEPGADLTSAEVDALLAAVDKAVESHLVGTGGWLVAAGSLPGGAPDDLYARIARIAGQAGVPLAIDTSGAALTAAITSGADVLKPNLEELEELTGRDLRTVADVTAAAAALRDQGARDLLVSMGPHGALLLTDQGTWWAGGPALVPRSTVGAGDCTLSGYIHASRSGVDPAEKLATAVAWGRAACLQPGSTVPAPADTSQQRAEVQVVTEPDPGQSVKDG; encoded by the coding sequence ATGAGCAGGGACATCGACGCCCTCGCCGCATTCCCAGTGGTCACCGTCACCCCGAACCCGAGCCTGGATCACACGGTGGAAATCACCGTGCTGGAGCGCGGTGAGGTGCAGCGCACCAGCCGCGCGCTCGTCGAGGCCGGCGGCAAGGGCGTCAACGTGGCCCGGGTGCTGGCCAAGCACGGCCACGCCGCCACCGCGATCCTGCCGGCCGGTGACGACGCACAACGCATGGTCAGTCTGCTGACCCCGCAGGCCGTGAAGACCGTCACGGTGCCCATCAGCGGCGCGATCCGCACCAACATCGCGGTCGTCGAGCAGGACGGCACCACGACCAAGCTCAACGAGCCGGGCGCCGATCTGACGTCGGCCGAGGTGGACGCCCTGCTGGCCGCCGTCGACAAGGCGGTCGAGTCGCACCTGGTCGGCACCGGCGGTTGGCTCGTCGCCGCCGGCAGCCTGCCGGGCGGGGCGCCCGACGACCTCTACGCCCGCATCGCCCGGATCGCCGGCCAGGCCGGTGTGCCGCTGGCGATCGACACCTCGGGCGCCGCGCTCACCGCGGCGATCACCTCCGGCGCCGACGTGCTCAAGCCCAACCTGGAGGAGCTCGAGGAGCTCACCGGGCGGGACCTGCGCACCGTCGCCGACGTCACCGCCGCGGCCGCCGCCCTGCGTGACCAGGGGGCGCGCGACCTGCTCGTCAGCATGGGCCCGCACGGCGCCCTGCTGCTGACCGACCAGGGCACCTGGTGGGCCGGCGGACCGGCCCTGGTGCCCCGCAGCACCGTCGGCGCGGGGGACTGCACCCTGTCCGGCTACATCCACGCCAGCCGCTCCGGCGTCGACCCGGCCGAGAAACTCGCGACCGCCGTCGCCTGGGGCCGCGCGGCCTGCCTGCAGCCCGGTTCCACCGTGCCCGCGCCGGCCGACACCAGCCAGCAGCGCGCCGAGGTGCAGGTCGTCACCGAGCCCGACCCCGGTCAATCCGTCAAGGACGGCTGA
- a CDS encoding PTS sugar transporter subunit IIA, translating into MTDLITPELVVLDLAATDKADATRQLAQKLADAGRVTDLEGFLADVAAREAQMATGMPGGIGLPHARSEHVTVPSLGLARVPAGVDFGAPDGPANLVFLIAAPAGGGSEHLTILAALARRLVRPAFKETIQQAPDAASVASYVQGEVAG; encoded by the coding sequence ATGACCGACCTGATCACTCCCGAACTGGTGGTGCTCGACCTCGCCGCCACGGACAAGGCCGACGCCACCCGTCAGCTGGCCCAGAAGCTCGCCGACGCGGGTCGCGTCACCGACCTCGAAGGCTTCCTGGCCGACGTGGCCGCCCGTGAGGCGCAGATGGCGACCGGCATGCCCGGCGGCATCGGCCTGCCGCACGCGCGGTCCGAGCACGTCACCGTCCCGTCCCTGGGCCTGGCCCGGGTGCCCGCCGGTGTCGACTTCGGTGCGCCCGACGGCCCCGCCAACCTGGTGTTCCTCATCGCCGCCCCCGCCGGTGGCGGTTCCGAGCACCTGACCATCCTCGCGGCGCTCGCCCGGCGGCTCGTCCGCCCCGCGTTCAAGGAGACCATCCAGCAGGCCCCCGACGCCGCGTCGGTCGCCTCCTACGTTCAGGGAGAGGTGGCTGGCTGA
- a CDS encoding PTS fructose transporter subunit IIC, with the protein MKFVAVTSCPTGIAHTYMAAENLEQSAKAVGHEVQVETQGSAGTVPLSDDVIAAADGVIFAADLEVKGKERFAGKPTIDVGVKKAVHDGPAVIQQAIAAVENAPKAGTPAAAAATAAAAAAPRSGGNDARKVGAGTKVRQWLMTGVSYMIPFVAAGGILIALGFLFGGDEIVTKLYGGDFEGVTYENVAGNLPLGFPTGQSFDTLLAQAGFAGLLFALGKIAFFLLVPVLSAYIAFGIADRPGLVPGFVGGLLAAVLGAGFLGGLISGFAAGGVAYAMTRIPVHKGVRGIMPVVVIPLVSVIVVSLFMIFVVGKPVAALTTALTDWLNGLGGSSGIILGIVLGLMMAFDMGGPLNKVAYTFAAAGLTTAITSESGGPALTIMAAVMAAGMTPPLGMALATLVRKNLWTQAERDNGLACWLLGASFITEGAIPFAAAHPLRVIPSCMLGSAVTGGLVMGIGNELRAPHGGIFVLPLISNPVMYVVAIAVGTVITAAAVIGLMTLDARKTEALAKQEDAREGLAV; encoded by the coding sequence ATGAAGTTCGTCGCCGTAACGTCATGCCCCACGGGCATCGCGCACACCTACATGGCCGCTGAGAACCTCGAGCAGTCGGCCAAGGCCGTCGGCCACGAGGTCCAGGTCGAGACCCAGGGCTCCGCGGGCACCGTCCCGCTGTCCGATGACGTCATCGCCGCCGCGGACGGCGTCATCTTCGCCGCCGACCTCGAGGTCAAGGGCAAGGAACGGTTCGCCGGCAAGCCCACCATCGACGTCGGCGTGAAGAAGGCCGTGCACGACGGCCCCGCCGTCATCCAGCAGGCCATCGCGGCCGTCGAGAACGCCCCCAAGGCCGGCACCCCGGCCGCTGCCGCCGCGACGGCGGCAGCCGCTGCGGCCCCCCGCTCCGGTGGGAACGACGCCCGCAAGGTCGGCGCCGGCACCAAGGTCCGCCAGTGGCTGATGACCGGTGTCTCCTACATGATCCCGTTCGTCGCCGCCGGCGGCATCCTCATCGCCCTGGGCTTCCTGTTCGGCGGCGACGAGATCGTCACCAAGCTGTACGGCGGTGATTTCGAGGGCGTCACCTACGAGAACGTCGCCGGTAACCTGCCGCTCGGCTTCCCGACCGGCCAGAGCTTCGACACCCTGCTGGCCCAGGCCGGTTTCGCCGGGCTGCTGTTCGCGCTGGGCAAGATCGCGTTCTTCCTGTTGGTCCCGGTGCTGTCGGCGTACATCGCCTTCGGCATCGCCGACCGTCCGGGTCTGGTCCCCGGTTTCGTCGGTGGCCTGCTCGCCGCCGTGCTGGGCGCCGGCTTCCTCGGCGGCCTGATCTCCGGTTTCGCCGCCGGTGGTGTCGCCTACGCGATGACCCGCATCCCGGTCCACAAGGGTGTCCGCGGCATCATGCCCGTGGTCGTCATCCCGCTGGTGTCGGTGATCGTGGTCAGCCTGTTCATGATCTTCGTGGTCGGCAAGCCGGTTGCTGCGCTGACCACCGCGCTCACCGATTGGCTGAACGGCCTGGGCGGCAGCAGCGGCATCATCCTGGGCATCGTCCTGGGCCTGATGATGGCGTTCGACATGGGTGGCCCGCTGAACAAGGTGGCCTACACCTTCGCGGCGGCCGGTCTGACCACGGCCATCACCAGCGAGAGCGGTGGCCCGGCCCTGACCATCATGGCCGCGGTCATGGCCGCCGGCATGACCCCGCCGCTCGGCATGGCCCTGGCCACCCTGGTCCGCAAGAACCTGTGGACCCAGGCCGAGCGCGACAACGGTCTGGCCTGCTGGCTGCTGGGTGCCTCCTTCATCACCGAGGGCGCCATCCCGTTCGCCGCCGCCCACCCGCTGCGCGTCATCCCCTCGTGCATGCTCGGTTCGGCCGTCACCGGCGGTCTGGTCATGGGCATCGGCAACGAGCTGCGCGCCCCACACGGCGGCATCTTCGTCCTGCCGCTGATCAGCAATCCGGTCATGTACGTCGTGGCCATCGCTGTCGGCACCGTCATCACCGCGGCCGCCGTCATCGGTCTGATGACCCTGGACGCTCGCAAGACCGAGGCGTTGGCGAAGCAGGAAGACGCCCGCGAGGGTCTCGCCGTCTGA
- a CDS encoding HPr family phosphocarrier protein, translated as MPSRTVKVASKVGLHARPASLFVQAVTATGLPVTIAKGDNDPVDARSILMVMGLGVGNNDEVTLTAEGDGADEALDQLVELLEIDHDAAH; from the coding sequence ATGCCCAGCCGCACCGTCAAGGTCGCGTCCAAGGTCGGTCTGCACGCCCGGCCCGCCTCGCTGTTCGTCCAGGCCGTCACCGCCACCGGCCTGCCCGTCACCATCGCCAAGGGTGACAACGACCCGGTCGACGCCCGCAGCATCCTGATGGTCATGGGCCTCGGGGTCGGTAACAACGACGAGGTCACCCTGACGGCCGAGGGTGATGGCGCGGACGAGGCTCTCGACCAGCTGGTCGAGCTGCTCGAGATCGACCACGACGCCGCTCACTGA